One Pseudonocardia sediminis DNA window includes the following coding sequences:
- a CDS encoding helix-turn-helix transcriptional regulator, giving the protein MEIKPRLWTVQDVADYLGIPVGTLYDWRCKGYGPRAKKVGRYLRYEADVVRQWFDDLDEDGAA; this is encoded by the coding sequence ATGGAGATCAAGCCGCGTCTATGGACTGTGCAGGACGTAGCGGACTACCTGGGCATCCCGGTCGGGACGCTCTACGACTGGCGCTGCAAGGGCTACGGCCCGCGCGCCAAGAAGGTCGGCCGATACCTCCGCTACGAGGCCGATGTGGTCCGGCAGTGGTTCGACGACCTCGACGAGGACGGGGCGGCCTGA